From the Argopecten irradians isolate NY chromosome 13, Ai_NY, whole genome shotgun sequence genome, one window contains:
- the LOC138305649 gene encoding galanin receptor 2b-like, producing MATHSANGGFSYECILYIPVIIGTVLGIPGTLITMRFYVKRIKSTFTSTPLFLTCLAVFDMVSLITNIPLVATSVPLFYIDGWKESTDNSIVVYVSRIPKYWSNMVLLFIGVERVVSVLLPHRMKDIFTRRVGVVSITTLIIVGPVVTFPLSIEPPMVVVPSNGTITHVRRKAQTLIDPDVYRNLISISSLFYFGIPIVGVLITNLSLVIVLLYRFKSKRAKNSRTAMTSSQMKELRTTKLVMIVTVIFIVCVFPLVIIFPVISYSGESVPIGLMLAVRPTSALLETVNYSMNAVVYYIGSSNFRSETREIVSRLCCLCKRSEISPLEESNTR from the coding sequence ATGGCGACTCACTCAGCTAACGGTGGCTTTAGTTACGagtgtattttgtatatacctGTCATCATCGGAACAGTCCTCGGTATTCCCGGGACTCTCATCACAATGCGTTTCTACGTGAAAAGAATAAAATCAACGTTCACGTCGACGCCATTATTTCTCACATGCCTGGCAGTGTTTGACATGGTTTCGTTAATCACCAACATTCCTTTAGTTGCTACTTCAGTCCCTCTGTTTTATATCGACGGGTGGAAGGAGAGTACCGATAACTCCATAGTTGTTTACGTCAGCCGAATACCAAAGTACTGGTCCAACATGGTACTACTTTTTATCGGGGTCGAGCGTGTCGTCTCTGTTTTATTACCTCACAGAATGAAGGACATTTTTACCAGGCGTGTCGGTGTTGTTAGTATCACAACGCTCATCATTGTCGGACCAGTGGTAACATTTCCTTTGTCTATAGAACCGCCAATGGTGGTGGTTCCCTCCAACGGAACCATTACGCATGTGCGCCGGAAGGCACAGACGCTGATAGACCCGGATGTTTACAGGAATTTGATTTCGATATCCTCGTTATTTTACTTTGGAATCCCTATAGTCGGAGTTCTCATCACTAACCTCTCTTTGGTTATCGTACTGCTCTATAGATTTAAATCAAAAAGAGCGAAAAACTCTAGGACCGCTATGACGTCATCGCAGATGAAGGAACTACGTACGACAAAACTGGTGATGATAGTGACGGTAATATTTATCGTCTGTGTATTCCCACTCGTGATAATCTTCCCTGTAATATCATACAGCGGAGAATCTGTTCCCATAGGTCTCATGCTTGCGGTTCGACCGACGTCCGCGCTTTTGGAAACCGTTAACTACTCGATGAACGCTGTGGTATATTATATTGGCAGCAGCAACTTCCGGTCAGAAACGCGGGAAATCGTGTCAAGATTATGTTGTCTTTGTAAACGGTCAGAAATATCGCCATTGGAGGAATCGAACACTCGGTGA
- the LOC138305952 gene encoding uncharacterized protein produces MAASIPKRKHEDNHYLTGGCMKCRVDNCSLQKDHIHENFTANLLKDIAVEIRSICDEDCFSFVRICPLTILNSNAVDGAAFSRAYCRVGDYGEQYPFVCLFRKGLDILMNYLDEQETPSDPQENLVLDSLLHFLIQMTDADNHIPAETLEELEDVDVAIFLANHLFAHLATSSHFLINDHHCKGDRIKCPCFKAQCQLKGQYSDTSIGNRSLWHGHLDIIVNNEIIVKFSGETDSDDLRWKPFKVKQKSHLTRNAEIMAETIVFSFLQKKNHPEDDHFLYPCIGIKGDEMVVYFYDAEHDVMIESTPVPLHVKSRTSMGHINLTAVVVSWLVINHKYLCSGLPDVLQTKKAHFFDTVESKLSAYQNELQFGCQDDSVNVTLNFNERKEIVHDPYAQKLEKDRIQIIEKITSERM; encoded by the exons ATGGCGGCCTCCATCCCAAAACGTAAACATGAAGACAACCATTATTTGACAGGCGGGTGTATGAAATGTCGAGTCGATAATTGTTCATTACAAAAGGACCATATTCATGAAAACTTCACcgcaaatttgttgaaagataTTGCCGTCGAAATACGGAGTATCTGTGACGAGGATTGTTTTTCGTTTGTGAGAATATGTCCGCTGACTATTTTGAACTCGAACGCTGTTGACGGCGCTGCGTTCTCCAGGGCATACTGTCGAGTCGGGGACTACGGGGAGCAGTATCCGTTTGTCTGTTTATTCAGAAAGGGTCTTGACATACTTATGAACTACCTGGACGAGCAGGAGACGCCATCCGACCCTCAAGAAAACCTGGTGCTTGATTCTCTTCTCCACTTTCTGATTCAAATGACTGATGCAG ATAACCATATCCCAGCTGAAACCCTTGAGGAGCTTGAAGATGTTGATGTCGCCATCTTTCTTGCTAACCATTTGTTTGCACACTTAGCGACTTCCTCACACTTCTTGATTAATGATCATCATTGTAAAGGTGACAGAATCAAATGTCCCTGTTTTAAAGCTCAGTGTCAACTGAAGGGTCAATACTCTGACACAAGCATAG GAAATCGCTCTCTCTGGCATGGACATTTGGACATCATTGTCAACAATGAAATCATAGTGAAATTTTCAGGTGAAACTGACTCTGATGACCTTAGATGGAAACCTTTTAAGGTCAAACAGAAATCTCATCTTACAAGAAACGCTGAAATTATGGCAGAGACaattgtattttcttttcttcagaAGAAGAATCACCCGGAGGACGACCATTTCCTCTATCCCTGTATTGGAATCAAAGGAGATGAGATGGTGGTGTATTTTTATGACGCTGAGCATGACGTCATGATTGAAAGTACGCCTGTTCCGTTACATGTCAAAAGTAGAACATCAATGGGCCACATTAATTTGACAGCTGTTGTCGTGTCATGGTtggtaattaatcataagtacctATGTTCAGGTTTACCAGACGTTTTACAGACCAAGAAAGCCCATTTCTTTGATACAGTGGAATCTAAATTATCCGCTTATCAAAATGAATTACAATTTGGATGTCAAGATGATTCTGTGAATGTGACTttgaattttaatgaaagaaaagaaattgTACATGATCCATATGCACAGAAACTTGAAAAGGACAGAATTCAGATTATTGAGAAAATAACTTCAGAGAGAATGTGA